From the Telopea speciosissima isolate NSW1024214 ecotype Mountain lineage chromosome 9, Tspe_v1, whole genome shotgun sequence genome, the window AACATAAAAgagtgtttgtttgtttgtttgtgctATATAGAGAGAGCTCTATAGAGATGGGGTCCAACGGTTACTATGAACCATTGTTGGTCGGACAAGGCCGGCCTGAGTTGGCTAATTTGTCTTCtgaagaagtagaagagatATTGACGACACATGAGCCTTTGCCTTACCGATGGTGGCCTCGTCTTGTGGCTTGGGAATCTAGACTCTTATGGGTTCTCTCTTGGGCATCCATcgttgtttctattttcaatttcatgCTCAGTTTGATCACTCAGATGTCTGCTGGACATCTTGGTGCCTTGGAGTTAGCCGGTGCTTCTGTTACCAATGTTGGAATACAAGGTCTTGCTTATGGGATcatggtatctctctctctctctctctctctctctctctcactctctttatacttcttctttcttctatactttatttttcaagctttaataaaataaatttatgtATCCAATAATATAatcaagggaaaaagatctctgtctggGAGTCTGGCCTATGCCAGTACTCCCCTGAGTCTAACTCTCTcctcccatgtgaaaagacacctctgcccccttgttttaaagaagagagagatagacacataggagtgctagcgtaggccacactcccgcacagaaaactgcttccttaTAATCAAATTTGTAAATGATTCCTTTGCGGAGGCATTCATTGGGTGTTTCCTATCGGTGTAGGGCTACACTCTTAAATTGAAAACACTTAACAAAAAATAGAATTGGAATCTCCGAAAATCGATTACCTTTTTAACCCTGATTCTATGTATAGAGTTTGACCAAGTTTGATCGATTTCGGAATGAGTCAAATTGGAATCAATAGATACCGATCGAATTAGCCGCCATAAAAGTATTTTAATATTACATGTCTGATAAAATatatttaggttgtgtttggtaagtattcttggaatagatttgggtgtagaatgcattttgaagctagaaaatagagaagaattgaGTTTAAGAATGTGTTTTAGACCTagaatcaattttgagaatgcataccaaacaccaccttaattttactattctttttttttatggcaaAAGCTCATGTGCACGACTGCGCACAAGACAACCGAGCCCGATCGAAGTTTTGATGAATCGCCTTCGGTGTTCGTGTACAAAGTCCACCtcccttttttctatttatctTTTGGGATTGAGTATGAAAATAAACATCTTTGAAACTAGTTTTTGTATTTGATTTTCTAATATCAAATTTTTTCCTTGTCTTCTCCATAGTTGGGTATGGCTAGTGCTGTACAAACTGTGTGTGGCCAGGCTTATGGAGCGAAGAAGTATTCATCCCTTGGTATAATTTGCCAGAAAGCCATAATATTGCATCTAGGAGCAGCTTTTCTCCTCTCATTTATCTATTGGTACTCCGGCGCAATCCTCCGAGGAATCGGACAATCGGCTAGCATAGCAGAGCAAGGCCAAATTTTCGCGCGAGGATTGCTCCCTCAACTCTATGCATTTGCACTGAACTGTCCAATGCAGAGGTTCCTACAAGCTCAAAACATAGTAAACCCCTTGGCTTATATTGCTGTTGGGGTCTTCCTCTTCCATATATTACTCACATGGGTGGTTGTGTATGTTTTGAACTATGGGCTTTTAGGGGCAGCTCTTTCTTTGAGTTTCTCTTGGTGGCTCTTAGTCATTATGACTGGGCTTTTTATACTTTTAAGCCCATCTTGCAAGGAAACTTGGACAGGGTTCTCTACACAGGCCTTTAAGGGGATTTGGTCTTATTTGAAGCTAACACTTTCATCAGCTGTTATGCTATGGTAATTTTTTGAactataatctctctctctctatttat encodes:
- the LOC122640515 gene encoding protein DETOXIFICATION 41-like isoform X3, whose amino-acid sequence is MGSNGYYEPLLVGQGRPELANLSSEEVEEILTTHEPLPYRWWPRLVAWESRLLWVLSWASIVVSIFNFMLSLITQMSAGHLGALELAGASVTNVGIQGLAYGIMLGMASAVQTVCGQAYGAKKYSSLGIICQKAIILHLGAAFLLSFIYWYSGAILRGIGQSASIAEQGQIFARGLLPQLYAFALNCPMQRFLQAQNIVNPLAYIAVGVFLFHILLTWVVVYVLNYGLLGAALSLSFSWWLLVIMTGLFILLSPSCKETWTGFSTQAFKGIWSYLKLTLSSAVMLCLEIWYNQGLALISGLLPNPTIALDSISICLNYWTWDMMFMLGLSAAASIRVGNELGGSHPKVAKFSVIVVNATSIIISAIFTALVMICRNLLSKAFTSDTAVVNAVSDLTPLLAISIFLNGIQPILSGVAIGSGWQALVAYVNLSTYYIIGLPVGCLLGFKTSLGVAGIWWGMILGVFLQTVTLIILTARTNWTKEVDKAAERLKMSADEEKLELVDNIA
- the LOC122640515 gene encoding protein DETOXIFICATION 41-like isoform X2 produces the protein MGSNGYYEPLLVGQGRPELANLSSEEVEEILTTHEPLPYRWWPRLVAWESRLLWVLSWASIVVSIFNFMLSLITQMSAGHLGALELAGASVTNVGIQGLAYGIMLGMASAVQTVCGQAYGAKKYSSLGIICQKAIILHLGAAFLLSFIYWYSGAILRGIGQSASIAEQGQIFARGLLPQLYAFALNCPMQRFLQAQNIVNPLAYIAVGVFLFHILLTWVVVYVLNYGLLGAALSLSFSWWLLVIMTGLFILLSPSCKETWTGFSTQAFKGIWSYLKLTLSSAVMLCLEIWYNQGIVLISGLLPNPTISLDSISICMNYLNWDMQFMLGLSAAASIRVGNELGAGNPKVTRFSVIVVNATSILISIVFSAFVLICRTTLSKAFTSDDTVIAAVSDLTPLLAISVFLNGIQPILSGVAIGSGWQALVAYVNLSTYYIIGLPIGCVLGFKTSLGVAGIWWGMIFGVFLQTVTLIILTARTNWDKEVDKAAERLKMSADEEKLELVDNIA
- the LOC122640515 gene encoding protein DETOXIFICATION 41-like isoform X4, giving the protein MGSNGYYEPLLVGQGRPELANLSSEEVEEILTTHEPLPYRWWPRLVAWESRLLWVLSWASIVVSIFNFMLSLITQMSAGHLGALELAGASVTNVGIQGLAYGIMLGMASAVQTVCGQAYGAKKYSSLGIICQKAIILHLGAAFLLSFIYWYSGAILRGIGQSASIAEQGQIFARGLLPQLYAFALNCPMQRFLQAQNIVNPLAYIAVGVFLFHILLTWVVVYVLNYGLLGAALSLSFSWWLLVIMTGLFILLSPSCKETWTGFSTQAFKGIWSYLKLTLSSAVMLCLEIWYNQGLALISGLLPNPTIALDSISICLNYWTWDMMFMLGLSAAASIRVGNELGGSHPKVAKFSVIVVNATSIIISAIFTALVMICRNLLSKAFTSDTAVVNAVSDLTPLLAISIFLNGIQPILSGVAIGSGWQALVAYVNLSTYYIIGLPVGCLLGFKTSLGVAGIWWGMILGVFLQTVTLIILTARTNWTKEVDKAAERLKKSEDEQNLDLVNNIA